TTTTTTCTTTAATTCCTCTTCAAGTTTTAATATATTATCAAACTCCTCTTTATTTAAATATCCTATGTATCCTCTTTTTATAGCCTCCTTACATTTTAAACTACAAGGAATAAAGCCAGATGGTAATACAATGGCATAAACTCCTTTATTTTTTAAATCATCTCTTATTTCATCAACCTCTTTTAAATGCTCATTATCAATAGATATTCTAACATTTTCAACGAAAGATTTTATGCAACATTCTGGATATTCTAAAAGTTTTCCTATCTCATAGTCATCCAATCTCCTATAAATTCCAAGTTCTGTTGAAACTATTGGATCTATTGCTGGCCGAACTTTTGGCTTATATTTTTCAACAATTTCAATTTGAAACTTCAATCTATCAATTATATTTTTATATTGGAATTCATCTAAACTTTGAATATGTTTTTTTAAAATTTTAAAATCTTCTAATTCTCCATTTCTTAACTTTTCAATTTTATATAGCAGTTTTTTAAGCATATTTTCCATATTTTCACATTAATTATTATTTTATTCAATTTCTAACTCAAATCCAACGACTGGATGCTCTAATTCAAAGTTAACTATAACCTCTGGATGAATTTCTCCAAAATAGCCAATCATCTTCCCATCTTTCAAAATTTTAGCACATCTTCCTTTAATAAATGATGGATGATCATAATTTTCAAGTTCATATTCAATTTTTAGTTCTCTCAATAAACCCTCTACATAACTCTTTATTTCATTGAAGTTTGTTTCACTGTCTAAAATAACTCCACCTATCTTTTTCACAACCCTTGATTTTGTCTCCATACTTTCATCAATAACAACACA
The Methanocaldococcus sp. DNA segment above includes these coding regions:
- a CDS encoding DUF483 domain-containing protein, whose product is MLKKLLYKIEKLRNGELEDFKILKKHIQSLDEFQYKNIIDRLKFQIEIVEKYKPKVRPAIDPIVSTELGIYRRLDDYEIGKLLEYPECCIKSFVENVRISIDNEHLKEVDEIRDDLKNKGVYAIVLPSGFIPCSLKCKEAIKRGYIGYLNKEEFDNILKLEEELKKKIVHWHFGYSEFYEKIIL